A section of the Hevea brasiliensis isolate MT/VB/25A 57/8 chromosome 17, ASM3005281v1, whole genome shotgun sequence genome encodes:
- the LOC110665286 gene encoding uncharacterized protein LOC110665286 isoform X1 — MATSAFRSTTKRTPIAKSSVASTDDSSSSNRSSSAHRRSRSLSRFSRPMPLPGDDFSTDAPVPRGKFVNTVRGSGFPDVTLDDLAVQFFDSADRGRSASRIDDFSSGDKVSVSQRRGRSVSRHGYRVGDGKASGGNSYVGGRINSDYNSRRRRSVSVVQYQISDSESDLDHSQNSKRHATLKSLGGGSSQVPLSNRTATSNHRQVLRRSLSQKDLKYQDGYSSHSSVLTDDEGRDSHPNINGIGRTIQTVYAQKKAEHPTGEDMNSGLYEAMRKELRNAVEEIRMELKHAIRKPNTSLASDNCRQSKNSDALQAVSTIRRNYATKMEQSERRKQDLLSEILLEEQRGREISKAVKELLHDPNNSIGNKPLQDRKKSSDRSRMSKRLTEEAERYFEDFISNVEDTDISSLDGERSDTSSSLSKMQTFQSPLLSKSISVEMDGVVLPWLQWETSNDTSPLSSKKSESMASPNTNLWEAAQDATPMQDSSNHSISSCGSWSSRVLDGHSSNIGEVTGNRFGENGSYYSQFSSDGTRQQLDVDEYLKRQSEETFLFESWSQQQRIHSGSLLLCNQMFC; from the exons ATGGCCACTTCGGCGTTCAGGTCCACCACCAAGAGAACTCCCATTGCCAAATCCTCTGTTGCCTCCACTGATGACTCCTCTTCTTCCAATCGGAGTTCCTCTGCTCACCGCCGCTCTCGGAGCCTCAGCCGTTTCTCCCGGCCTATGCCTCTGCCGGGGGATGACTTCTCTACTGACGCGCCCGTTCCCAGAGGGAAGTTCGTCAACACTGTCAGGGGATCAGGGTTCCCGGATGTTACCCTCGATGATCTCGCTGTTCAGTTCTTCGATTCTGCTGATCGAGGCCGTTCTGCTTCGAGAATTGATGATTTCAGCTCTGGGGATAAAGTCAGTGTGTCGCAGAGAAGAGGGAGGTCTGTGTCCAGGCATGGTTATAGAGTTGGCGATGGGAAAGCTAGTGGTGGAAATAGCTATGTTGGGGGACGGATTAATTCGGATTATAATTCGAGGAGGCGGCGCTCCGTATCTGTGGTCCAATATCAAATTAGTGATTCTGAG AGTGATTTAGATCATTCTCAGAATTCAAAACGTCATGCTACTTTGAAGAGTCTTGGTGGTGGAAGCAGCCAGGTGCCATTGTCGAATAGGACAGCTACTTCAAATCATAGACAAGTACTTAGAAGGTCTCTTAGCCAAAAAGATTTGAAGTATCAGGATGGCTATTCT AGCCACTCTTCAGTGCTAACAGATGATGAAGGGAGGGATTCTCATCCCAATATAAATGGGATTGGGAGAACAATTCAAACAGTTTATGCACAAAAAAAG GCTGAGCATCCCACTGGTGAAGATATGAACAGTGGGCTGTATGAAGCAATGCGAAAAGAATTAAGGAATGCAGTAGAAGAGATTAGAATGGAACTCAAACAT GCTATAAGAAAACCAAATACCTCTTTAGCAAGTGATAACTGCAGGCAATCCAAAAATTCTGATGCTCTGCAGGCTGTTTCTACTATAAGAAGGAATTATGCAACAAAAATGGAACAG TCTGAGAGGCGTAAACAAGATTTGCTGTCAGAAATATTGTTGGAGGAGCAGCGTGGAAGGGAAATTTCTAAGGCTGTGAAGGAATTGCTTCATGATCCAAATAACAGTATTGGCAATAAACCACTACAGGATAGGAAG AAGAGCAGTGACAGAAGCAGGATGTCTAAGCGATTGACTGAGGAGGCAGAGAGATATTTTGAAGATTTCATTTCAAATGTTGAAGATACTGATATCTCATCTTTAGATGGGGAAAGGAGTGATACAAGTTCAAGTTTATCGAAGATGCAAACTTTCCAAAGTCCATTATTGTCCAAGTCCATTTCTGTTGAAATGGATGGAGTTGTACTGCCCTGGTTGCAATGGGAAACTTCTAATGATACTTCTCCTTTATCAAGCAAGAAATCGGAATCAATGGCAAGTCCAAACACCAATTTATGGGAAGCAGCTCAG GATGCAACCCCTATGCAAGATTCAAGTAACCATTCCATAAGTAGCTGTGGGAGTTGGAGCTCAAGAGTTCTAGATGGCCATTCCTCAAATATTGGTGAAGTTACAGGGAATAGATTTGGAGAAAATGGAAGTTACTATAGCCAATTTTCATCAGATGGAACAAGGCAACAGCTTGATGTTGATGAGTATCTTAAGCGTCAAAGTGAAGAAACTTTTCTCTTTGAAAGCTGGAGTCAACAACAGAGAATTCATTCAGGAAGTCTTCTGCTTTGTAATCAAATGTTCTGTTAG
- the LOC110665286 gene encoding uncharacterized protein LOC110665286 isoform X2: protein MATSAFRSTTKRTPIAKSSVASTDDSSSSNRSSSAHRRSRSLSRFSRPMPLPGDDFSTDAPVPRGKFVNTVRGSGFPDVTLDDLAVQFFDSADRGRSASRIDDFSSGDKVSVSQRRGRSVSRHGYRVGDGKASGGNSYVGGRINSDYNSRRRRSVSVVQYQISDSESDLDHSQNSKRHATLKSLGGGSSQVPLSNRTATSNHRQVLRRSLSQKDLKYQDGYSSHSSVLTDDEGRDSHPNINGIGRTIQTVYAQKKAIRKPNTSLASDNCRQSKNSDALQAVSTIRRNYATKMEQSERRKQDLLSEILLEEQRGREISKAVKELLHDPNNSIGNKPLQDRKKSSDRSRMSKRLTEEAERYFEDFISNVEDTDISSLDGERSDTSSSLSKMQTFQSPLLSKSISVEMDGVVLPWLQWETSNDTSPLSSKKSESMASPNTNLWEAAQDATPMQDSSNHSISSCGSWSSRVLDGHSSNIGEVTGNRFGENGSYYSQFSSDGTRQQLDVDEYLKRQSEETFLFESWSQQQRIHSGSLLLCNQMFC from the exons ATGGCCACTTCGGCGTTCAGGTCCACCACCAAGAGAACTCCCATTGCCAAATCCTCTGTTGCCTCCACTGATGACTCCTCTTCTTCCAATCGGAGTTCCTCTGCTCACCGCCGCTCTCGGAGCCTCAGCCGTTTCTCCCGGCCTATGCCTCTGCCGGGGGATGACTTCTCTACTGACGCGCCCGTTCCCAGAGGGAAGTTCGTCAACACTGTCAGGGGATCAGGGTTCCCGGATGTTACCCTCGATGATCTCGCTGTTCAGTTCTTCGATTCTGCTGATCGAGGCCGTTCTGCTTCGAGAATTGATGATTTCAGCTCTGGGGATAAAGTCAGTGTGTCGCAGAGAAGAGGGAGGTCTGTGTCCAGGCATGGTTATAGAGTTGGCGATGGGAAAGCTAGTGGTGGAAATAGCTATGTTGGGGGACGGATTAATTCGGATTATAATTCGAGGAGGCGGCGCTCCGTATCTGTGGTCCAATATCAAATTAGTGATTCTGAG AGTGATTTAGATCATTCTCAGAATTCAAAACGTCATGCTACTTTGAAGAGTCTTGGTGGTGGAAGCAGCCAGGTGCCATTGTCGAATAGGACAGCTACTTCAAATCATAGACAAGTACTTAGAAGGTCTCTTAGCCAAAAAGATTTGAAGTATCAGGATGGCTATTCT AGCCACTCTTCAGTGCTAACAGATGATGAAGGGAGGGATTCTCATCCCAATATAAATGGGATTGGGAGAACAATTCAAACAGTTTATGCACAAAAAAAG GCTATAAGAAAACCAAATACCTCTTTAGCAAGTGATAACTGCAGGCAATCCAAAAATTCTGATGCTCTGCAGGCTGTTTCTACTATAAGAAGGAATTATGCAACAAAAATGGAACAG TCTGAGAGGCGTAAACAAGATTTGCTGTCAGAAATATTGTTGGAGGAGCAGCGTGGAAGGGAAATTTCTAAGGCTGTGAAGGAATTGCTTCATGATCCAAATAACAGTATTGGCAATAAACCACTACAGGATAGGAAG AAGAGCAGTGACAGAAGCAGGATGTCTAAGCGATTGACTGAGGAGGCAGAGAGATATTTTGAAGATTTCATTTCAAATGTTGAAGATACTGATATCTCATCTTTAGATGGGGAAAGGAGTGATACAAGTTCAAGTTTATCGAAGATGCAAACTTTCCAAAGTCCATTATTGTCCAAGTCCATTTCTGTTGAAATGGATGGAGTTGTACTGCCCTGGTTGCAATGGGAAACTTCTAATGATACTTCTCCTTTATCAAGCAAGAAATCGGAATCAATGGCAAGTCCAAACACCAATTTATGGGAAGCAGCTCAG GATGCAACCCCTATGCAAGATTCAAGTAACCATTCCATAAGTAGCTGTGGGAGTTGGAGCTCAAGAGTTCTAGATGGCCATTCCTCAAATATTGGTGAAGTTACAGGGAATAGATTTGGAGAAAATGGAAGTTACTATAGCCAATTTTCATCAGATGGAACAAGGCAACAGCTTGATGTTGATGAGTATCTTAAGCGTCAAAGTGAAGAAACTTTTCTCTTTGAAAGCTGGAGTCAACAACAGAGAATTCATTCAGGAAGTCTTCTGCTTTGTAATCAAATGTTCTGTTAG